AATGAAAGCCAAAAACTACAAATGACTTTATTACTTGAGTTCTTAGAAAAAGAAAAGGGTAAGCCAAGCATGGAGTTACTTTAACTCACCCCAGTTTTTGGCGATATTTAGCGATGTTTTAAGTGGTACATTTAGTGTGTAAATTTCCTCCATTGTCTTTTGTGTCGCTTCGCCAAATTCTTGTGCAAATTCGTCTTTTACTTCAAATATCAGCTCATCGTGGATTTGAAGCAACATTCTCGCGTTTCCATCTAAATTTGCTCTAACTTTTACCATCGCCATCTTGACTAGATCTGCTGCAGAGCCTTGAAAGACTGTATTTACCGCCTCACGCTCAAACATGGCTATTTGCATAGGTGTGGCACTTTTAAAGTCAAAGTAGCGCCTTCTGCCAAGTAGTGTCTGCACAAAGCCGTCGTTTTTAGCTGAAATTTTTATCCCCTCTAAAAACTCTTTAATCGTCTCAAACGCCTTAAAATAGCGCTCTATATACTCTTTTGCCTCGGCTCTTGTGATATTTACTTGATTTGCCAGCTTGCTTGAGCCCATGCCATAAATGAGGCCAAAATTTATACTCTTTGCCACGGCTCTATTTTGCCCGTCACTGCTACCAAATATGCTAATAGCCGTCCTTGCGTGGATGTCCTCGTCATTTTTAAATGCTTCAAGAAGTGCTGGATCACGGCTGAAGTGAGCTAGCAGCCTAAGCTCGATCTGGCTGTAGTCAAGCCCCACAAAGCTATAGCCCTCGCGCGCCTCAAAGCACTCTCTGACGTCCTTTGCGAGGCTACCACGAGCTGGGATATTTTGTAAATTTGGATTTTTACTTGAAAGCCTGCCAGTGCTTGTGCCAGTTTGCAAAAAGCTCGTGTAAATTCGTGAGCCCTCATCCTTTTTCGCAAGCGCTAAAAGTGGCTCGCAGTAGGTGCTTTGCAGTTTATATAGCTCTCTGTAAGCTAAAATTTTTTCTATCACCGGATGAGCGTCCGTAAGCTCAGCTAGCACGCTCTCATCGGTGCTATATCCTGTTTTTGTCTTCTTTTTGGTAGGGAGTTTTAGGTGTTCAAAAAGTATGACGCCAAGCTGTTTTACTGAGTTTATGTTGAAATTTTCGCCGCTTAGCTCGTAAATTTCGTTTGTTAATGCCTTTAGTTTGGTGTCGTTTTCGAGGATTAGTTTTTGCATTTTGGCTTCGTTTATCTTGATGCCGTTTTGCTCCATGTCAAAGAGTGTGAGGATAAAAGGAAACTCGTGTGTATCGGCAAGGGCTAGTAAATTTTTATCAAGCGTGTTTAAAAAAGTTTTATAAAATTTAAGCGTTATCCAAGCGTCCTCACTCGCGTATTTGGCGGCATTTTCTAGCGGTACATCGCCAAAAGTCTGCCCCTTTTTGACCACATCTTCAAATTTAATCGTGTCGTAGTCATAAAGCCTCTTTGCCAGCGCGTCCATGCCGACACTTGAGTTTGGATCGCTAAGCCAAGCAAGTATCATCGTATCTTTAAAATTTGCTGGGGGATTTAGACCAAGATTGTTTTTCACGATCTCAAAGTCATATTTTAAATTTTGTCCGATCACG
The sequence above is drawn from the Campylobacter concisus genome and encodes:
- the polA gene encoding DNA polymerase I → MKTLTIIDTFGFFFRLYYAMSGLKNREGKPSGMISGFANFIASLKDEYQSDYLIFALDSKGKTLRHEILGDYKANRNEPPAQLKEQLPVCIDMIEKMGLYSLSREGYEADDIIASAVKFCKDKDIFVRIVTHDKDLYQLIEDGKVSIYSPQSKIDHDSASCFEKYGVYPAQVRDFLAIAGDSSDNIPGVKGIGAVGAKKLLAEYGSLEGIYENLALLRNERTKNMLAAAKDEAFLSKKLATLFDDAVSSFDLEHSKFPEQNPLINISEILKEYDLNRLLKSLQKEENAEFKLGFRANLLLDEASIEKLLSGITPETIVAFDTETTGIDSRNAKIVGFSFCFNDEDAYYVPVAHNYLGAPKQIDLKFTTWAVGQIYKGCVIGQNLKYDFEIVKNNLGLNPPANFKDTMILAWLSDPNSSVGMDALAKRLYDYDTIKFEDVVKKGQTFGDVPLENAAKYASEDAWITLKFYKTFLNTLDKNLLALADTHEFPFILTLFDMEQNGIKINEAKMQKLILENDTKLKALTNEIYELSGENFNINSVKQLGVILFEHLKLPTKKKTKTGYSTDESVLAELTDAHPVIEKILAYRELYKLQSTYCEPLLALAKKDEGSRIYTSFLQTGTSTGRLSSKNPNLQNIPARGSLAKDVRECFEAREGYSFVGLDYSQIELRLLAHFSRDPALLEAFKNDEDIHARTAISIFGSSDGQNRAVAKSINFGLIYGMGSSKLANQVNITRAEAKEYIERYFKAFETIKEFLEGIKISAKNDGFVQTLLGRRRYFDFKSATPMQIAMFEREAVNTVFQGSAADLVKMAMVKVRANLDGNARMLLQIHDELIFEVKDEFAQEFGEATQKTMEEIYTLNVPLKTSLNIAKNWGELK